The Festucalex cinctus isolate MCC-2025b chromosome 6, RoL_Fcin_1.0, whole genome shotgun sequence genomic sequence GATCAAATTCCCTATTCTCATTGGACAGAAACACGACGAGAGCAGTCGTGCTAATGCTACTTAGTGATGTTACACACACTGAATGTTAAAAATAGTCTTTCACTGCATGTTGTACATatggatgacatttttgttttaaaaggaGAGCAGTTATAAGCAAGCTACACACTTCTAAGTCACAGCAGCTTCCTCAAGCTAGCAAGCTAACCAGATAGTGATGGCTGACACTAGCTAGCTCAATGTTAGGCGTCTTTTTATGCTAACTAGCAGGCTCAGtgttgacgtcaaacattgaTGGATGTACCTTTTCATCATCAAGCCACTGActtatacttgtcaattaaatGCAATcctataaaatgtatttaaggacagtaattcattcattcattacttCCCACCACTGACTTCTCCCACTATATACCACAAGGCTTCAAAACAGTCAGTTTATGAGCTAACCAAGTCAGTTATTGCAAAAATCCAACATTGAGTCACTACAAACAGCTGATATAATACATAAGTGTTTCTGGCAGTCCAACACTTTCATGTTTTTCTCCATTCTAAGCGCTTTTATTGCTTTCTCAGTACTTTTGGTACAAAACGTTTAAACGGCCTCCTGTGGTGCAATCAACAGCTACACCGATCTCGCAAACAGGTGTGCCGCAACTCCAGCACCGCAATCAAAGGCCAAATTGTTTGTAAGCTACTTTTTGCACAcagcaggcaaaaaaaaaaaaaaaaaaactttttggatGCCAGAATGAATAAATCGACAGTGACTGAGAGGTTCTCTTAACCAGATACCTGGAAGTATGGGCAGCACGCAGGTGTTGGGACCAGGTCTGTCCGGATCTTCTGGAGAGTATCTGGACTCCAGGATCTGGTGAAGACTGAAAAACTCTCGGTAGCGCCTGTAGATCAGATACTTGCTCGATCCTTTGGTCTTCACCTCAACAACAAATCTCTGCCACAGTGGAAGGAAGACGAAGACGTTTTCTAGGTCGCCGTGAGCCTGCTTTtagattgtgttatttttcaaaCTCACAAAATAGTCGATGAAGCCTTTTTTCTCCTCGATATCCGCAATGGTGGCACTGATGGGGACGTTATTAGGTAGCTGGTCAAAGTCACTAGATGGGTAAAAAGGTAACAGGAAACACTTTGTTGTCCAATCAATGACAGTAGCGCTTACCTTTCCAATATGTACTGACAGTTTGGCAAATATGAGAAACGCACAACATGTATACATAGATACAACAGGACAAACATACATGTAAATATGCATTCCATACATGCATATTTAAACAAATTACTCATGTTTACCAAAATTTTAGTATCTCAATACCAATTTCTATTTTGTTACAGAGAATTAAATTTGCTGTGATTTCTACATTCTAAAATGTTACTCAATCAACTCAATGtacatattatttttaatgtttatacTTCAACAATGGTCATTTTAATTAGTTGTGGTTTCTtctatgttaaaaaacaaaacaaaacaaaaaaacagtaaattaCTGGACCTCAACCAGTGAAAGGACACTCACCTCTCATCACGTAGCTGCTGCGGTAGCGACATGGCTGAAGGTGTCAGACGGTGTAGAAAGCAAACAAAATGGCTTCAAAAGTGTGAATGACTGTGCAGTGGAAAGAAGCATCAGGAAGTGAGAGTTCCCTCTGATGATGATCCACATACGCACGACCAGGGGCGGACCAGAGCGAGACTGGTAACCAGGAAGTGTTATGCGGTGCTCCAAAGCCAccaaaaaagggaaaacaacTAACAACACATTGTCTTTTGAATTGCTGACtagaaataaaaagtatacTAAATTAAACTATGCAGATCATCCCTtccaaaaaatatttggacTCATTCATACTTTTAGTTGAAGTAGCCCGTTTTAAGAAATGTGCCATTCTATGATAGGCTATCATCCAATCATAATTCAGTGGTAGCTCTCCAACGTAACGTTAAAATACTGaacatttcatttaaaattaatttaggGATTTCCACATATCACGTGTCAATTATTTTGTGGCCTGCTAAaacaatttgtttcatgttaaaGTTTGTACCcaaattattttcacttttaataaGACTAAAGTCTTGCAAGCATTTTTCTTACCTAAacccttttcaaaataaattcctcAATAGTTGAATATTCTACAGTTTGTTCCTTGACTTCTTATTTCAAACCAAGCTATCCATTATTTAGGTGTGTTCAGTGATCCAGCTCTGTTGCAAATGGTGAAAATCCGCAAATAGCTAATGCAGCCACTAAATGGTTTGCAATCACGTATAGGtgacacaagatggcggcaaatcaCTTAAAATGTAAAGCATCAACACCATGCGTTTGACACGTACACGATCATGAATTTATATTACATAAACAACTCTACTCAATACTTAAATTATTCACCACCTTCACCTTCATGAGGTTCAACAATATATTAGCTAACatactagcattagcataaatACCATCCTAGCACAACCTGACGTGGGGCGTGGGGAAGCTATTCTGGTACAAAATCTCGATTATCGGGACATTCGTATCCCACCTAAAACGCAAAACACTTCTTTGTAATGACTGACAATTAAAATTGGCGTGGAATCAGGTGTGCAGTGTGATGCAAAGTGCAAAGTGAAGGACAAACAGCACAAGAGGAGTGTTTGGCTGTGTTGTATGACACTGCAGTGAAAAGATGtatataaatacacaaaaatacacGACACGTACAACAAGTTCAGCTTCTTGCGGCTGGCAGACAGACACCCCTCACTGTGGATAATGGAAATGAGTTTTCGAGTGGCTATTCATTTTCAAGGACAGGAGGGATCTCTGCAGCTTGTTTGTCCAAGTGAACACACGAAGAAATGCTGGGTTGTTTTCCTAACCCACTAGAGTTTGAATATGTTTAAATATGCATGCTGGATGGGTAAAATTATATCTATTAATTCATTgggtatatatttacatatgtatGATATACTTACCGGGCGGGTCACGGTTGTATATctacattattatcattattattattattatttagtttgtCACTTGTCCGATTTCCTGTGTCATTACATAAGAGGCTGACTGCGTAACAGGCCAAACTGCCAACAACTTGGTGGATTCCTTTTTAAAAATGCGCCCACAGCCGCCCTCACATGCAAAAGATTTAGCGTGCACGCTAAATATACCGTTGTTGGCGCCCGTGCATATTTGGCAAACAGTTGGGGCCTTCCGTCTCCCGCTCAAGCTGCTTACAGTAGTTAGTCTCAGCTGCTAATGAGATAATTACAGTTAGTTTGTTTTCTGCTGCAATAACAGCATTTACTGTAGGTCTGAAAAGATGCAAGATTTGCCTCATGGCTTGCAATACAGTATAGTTTTGTcttatttgaaagaaaaaagttgacatttacttattattacaaattattgattaatatatttttaaaagatgtatttgttgatatttttaaataacatgCATGTGATTTACGTTATGTTGCTATATCTCCAGACAAAAAGTCTGGAGATATTACCAAAGGTGTGTAATttcaagaaatgacattttcaaaaacatattttcattgGATTAGCAACATGATAACGAACATTTGCGATGCAAATGTTGATGCAAATTCATTCACAAGTCGTGAACTTCAGGCACTAATTTCGCAGTGGTTGATGTGTCCAGACTTTGACACCCCTTATAGCCAATtattaaacaaaacattgaTATAAATATTGACATAAAACCCCACAAAGGAAAAGTGGGACAGTTTGGGCTGGAAATTTTGGAGTTGGAGAAAACAAGGCTTAGAATGCTACTCCCCACcattcaatttgaaatgtgcTCATGCAACTCCTAAGTTTAATGGATGTCGGTTAGGCACTAACAACAGAAGCTTGAGTGCAGCTTGTACAGTACCTTGTTTGCTGATGGTATTGTGGACTGTCCTCGCAACTTACTCTGTACCTTTTGTGTTTCCTCTGCATCTCCTCCAGCTGACAGGATGGTGATGACGGACCTGTTGAAAGCGGAGGAGATCAAGAAAGCTCTTGATGCCTTTGCAGGTTGGATCGATGACCTGTGTTGTACTTCTCACTAGATGTCCATTTAAAGGCCACACTACAGCATCACAATTGGTTTTAAGTTCagacttcttcttctccttaaaTAAATGACATATTCATTTACAAACCCCATATTATGTTTTACATGGGTAGCCTTTGTGAAATATTTGAAACTGACGATCGGGATGCGCTAGGTTTTACGCCCAAGCACGCGTGCGCTGTCTGCGAAAATGGAGGCCTGCGtgcaaaaagtttgagaaccactgatctgaaaaaataaataaataaataaataaataaataaaatgtggaaggaaggaATGAGGTAAATACTTTTTCTCACGCCTGAACCTACATAGCATTTGTTGGAACAGAGCTTATAAAAAGTGTTTGGAAAAGGTTGGCACTAAAGGCGGGTACAACACATGCTAATTGTTAACACTAAAGATTTCACCACAGATGAATCTAAGCTTCCTCCCCCAAACCTGATTTCTGTTGTAGTACCAAGActaacctgtgagaggcagcctGATACCACATTGCATCCAGAAGAACAAAGAGTGGTACAGCAGGGACTGAGTCctgtgaaaagtgaaaatatgtgAGCaattgacacacacaaaaaaaaaaataataataaataaaaaagaaaaaagaaaaaccttccCCCCCAATTTAAGCTTCTCAAGTCTCAACTCTCTGAGGACTCGAAccttcgagtccaggctccggccttcctgggtggagtttgcatgttctccccgtgaccgcgtgggtcttctccgggtactccggtctcctcccacattccaaagacatgcatggcaggttaattgggtgctctgaattgtccctaggtgtgcttgtgagtgtggatggttgttcgtctctgtgtgccctgcgattggctggcaaccagtccagggtgtcccctgcctactgcccagagccagctgagataggcgccagcagcccccgtgacccttgtgaggaataagcggtcaagtctCAACTcacttaaacatttctggtcacCAAGGTGCCACCTGATGGCgctacaaaacacaaaaacagccaATGGGTGAGCTTCTTGGCAAAAAATTAGGAAAGGTCTGGAAGAAATAGAAAAAATCAGCAGAGATGAATCCATGAACCACAattcacatacagtatatgcaggAGAAAAGTGTCGTTGAATTCATAGACGAAGCTACTCAGTGTTAGAGAGGTGAACAGGTTCAACATTGACACTTGCTGGCCAAGAGTGTTTTCATTCTATTTGGTAGGAAATATTACCTGGAACATACCCCACAACACAGCATACTCAGCAGGATAATCTTCTCAAGATGTCCAATAATCAGGCTCTTGCTGATTTTGATCAGCAAAGATGGAAACATGCTCAAATCCGGTCCAATTATCTGTATGTGTAGCCCACTTAACACAAAAAGGACACTGGATGAATATTGATGGGCTCTTTTGcctacttgtttgtttttgcggaGTAGCAGAGACGTTCGACCCTAAAAAGTTCTTCGACCTGGTGGGAATGACGGCGATGTCGGCCGAGAGCGTCAAGCAGGTCTTCCGGGTTCTGGATGTGGATGGAAGTGGCTTCATAGAAGAAGAGGAGCTTAAGTGAGGCGAAAAATTAGAACATTTTTGTCGAGTCCTCCTATAAGATGCAGAGAAACATTCCATCTTCCTCAGGTTCGTGCTGAAGGGTTTCTCCAAGGACGGCAGAGATTTGACAGACGACGAGACAAGAGTGTTCCTCAAAGCCGCAGACAAAGACGGCGACGGCAAGATCGGCATTGACGGTGAGAGAAGAGCGGAAGCTTTGTCTGACAACCTATGCGGTCAAAATAAGAAACAGTAGGATAGGCGTCCCAGTTAATAACATGAAACAGTAAACTATTAAGTTTTCGGAATACAAACAATGCCATGTCAACCTATAAAAATTTAATCCAGCTCAAACTATAAGTCTACAGAGAAATTAAAaggtaataaatgtaaaactcaactcaactcaactttagcattagcatgctagcgatgaccatttaaggtaaacaaacagtAACCACCATTTAGTTCGCAATACAACATACGTATGTgaattgaattgagtggatgtCTGTGCATGAGCATTATTACAAAATTagacaccaacaaaattagcctaagCTAAACCGTTAGCAATCGCAATTAGCATTACTGCGCTATCGACTCCTATTTAATAATGCTCGTGCACAGAATATAATaacacgttttttgttgttgttttttttaagaaaaaaaacattgggggTAATGGGCGATTATTCGAAAAATCAATCTATAAAAAGATGAAATAGTGACAGCCTAGTCTTATTCATTTTCTTCCTCACCAGAGTTCGAAGCGATGGTGCATGAGTAGGAGACAGCAGGacgtcctcctccacctccctgAATTCATAGTTTGTACCTGCCACCATCAAACTCCTCTCCCCTTCCCGGGGAAACCCACACATGGAGTCGGACCGGCCTCACCCGCGACAACAGGCAGCGTCCTAGAAGAGGTGTTACCAGATTTGggtttaatgttttttgttcgGTATCAAATGTACTTCTGTATCGGGTCACAATCATTCTTGATGAGCTCATAAAGATAGCTTGGTGCTAGTGCTGTTGTAttccaaatgattatttttcattatttgttattttaatattttggtcACATGCCAGTGCACctccatcctcctcctcttcaccaTGCACCCCCTCTCATCCACCTCTAgatgacacaaaaaaacacaaccaagaAGTGAGAGAAGATAGTAAGAAATGATAATAAAAGAGTATTGCGTAATGGATATTTCTTTTACTTGTTGTTACATTCAAAACAAAGCTGCTGGACATCAAAATACACGATCAGCATTGAAATAAGAGGAGTATAAACCCTGTCAATGATCCGAGACGCCAAATCAGCATTGAGTTAATCACAGTTCATGTACAGAATAGAAAACGAATGTGGACAGCATATGTTTACAGAACAGAAAGTCTAAGAAAGATGCATATGTACATATTTTATATAAGACCACGGCAACGATCGATCAATaaccaataaatataatataccgATATATACTTTACAAGTAAATCTGTATTTGTGTTATTTCTGTCTTATGTAAGACTACTGAACTAAAGTGTAAACATTGAAAACAGAGTTCGGCTTTGCGTCAGGGCAAACCCCCAAGAATAGTGAGGGTTCACTGTACAGATGTGAAAACATCCCACTGAAGAACGAAAATCTATGTAAATATGAAATTAAACGTGCTTGTGTTCTCATCATTGCCGCTTCACGTACAAACCCCGAACCTGGCCTGGTGCAATCAGTGGATGCGAGGGGCGGATCGGTCATCAGTCTTGGTGGGGCGAAGCTTCACGGTGGCAAACGGGTTTGTGCCTCTGAAATGAGAGGATGATGGAAAATGTCACACAATCCCTTGCAGAATTTGCCATTGTCTatgtacacacgcacgcacacagatcTAGTTGGAAACgtaacaccattttttttacccTTCATCTCCAGCGAGTCTCAAGTCACATAACATGAGTCACTTAGTTCACAAATTGTAGGACTAGCTTGgctaaaatacattaattataatgactTGGTTGAAAGTTAGTGGAGATTCATCTTGACTTGCTTGTTTTATCCCAC encodes the following:
- the pvalb7 gene encoding parvalbumin-7, with the protein product MCADRMVMTDLLKAEEIKKALDAFAAETFDPKKFFDLVGMTAMSAESVKQVFRVLDVDGSGFIEEEELKFVLKGFSKDGRDLTDDETRVFLKAADKDGDGKIGIDEFEAMVHE